In one Denitratisoma sp. genomic region, the following are encoded:
- a CDS encoding ATP-binding protein yields MSGASEAMWLGLVLLVGSLTVAIIASVYLLLRLREAEARLHEKEGQHQGMLDRLQENEYRLRTIIESEPECVKLQAADGTVLEINPAGLRLLDAGRPEDIIGTKIYDVVAQEYKGIYRENMRRVFAGEAVVYEFKSITLKGRVCWMETHAVPLRDARGAVYALLGITRDITEHKWAEEQGRRHQTELARVARLSTMGEMATGLAHELNQPLSAIANFARGCIRRLRSGDVAPADLIEPLEEVCEQAERAGEIMRHVRDFVRKSEPRMTAVDINLVVRSVVKFTEHEARQNETVVTLHLAPQQPRVWADSIMVEQVVCNLVRNAMEAMAETRTLRREIIIRTVQHGGDVVEVEVIDTGPGIDGAVIDQVFDQFFTTKPEGVGMGLSISRSIVESHGGSIRAESRAGGGATFRFTLKAIPIRLNRDERRYSLHS; encoded by the coding sequence ATGAGCGGCGCAAGCGAAGCGATGTGGTTGGGATTGGTGCTGCTGGTCGGCAGCCTGACGGTCGCCATCATCGCGTCGGTCTACCTGCTGTTGCGCCTGCGCGAGGCGGAAGCGCGCCTTCACGAGAAGGAAGGCCAGCACCAGGGCATGCTCGACCGCCTGCAGGAAAACGAATACCGGCTGCGCACCATCATCGAGTCCGAGCCGGAGTGCGTCAAGCTGCAGGCCGCCGACGGCACGGTGCTGGAGATCAACCCGGCGGGGCTCCGGCTGCTGGATGCCGGGCGTCCGGAGGACATCATCGGCACGAAGATCTACGACGTCGTCGCGCAGGAATACAAGGGCATCTACCGGGAAAACATGCGGCGCGTCTTCGCCGGCGAAGCCGTGGTCTACGAGTTCAAGTCGATCACCCTCAAGGGCCGCGTCTGCTGGATGGAAACGCATGCCGTGCCCTTGCGCGATGCGCGCGGCGCCGTCTATGCGCTGCTCGGCATCACGCGCGACATCACCGAGCACAAGTGGGCCGAGGAACAGGGGCGGCGCCACCAGACCGAGCTGGCGCGGGTGGCGCGCCTGTCGACGATGGGCGAAATGGCCACCGGCCTGGCCCACGAGCTGAACCAGCCGCTCTCGGCGATCGCCAACTTCGCGCGCGGCTGCATCCGCCGGCTGCGCAGCGGCGACGTGGCGCCGGCCGACCTGATCGAGCCGCTCGAGGAGGTCTGCGAGCAGGCCGAACGCGCCGGTGAGATCATGCGCCACGTGCGCGACTTCGTCCGCAAGAGCGAGCCGAGGATGACCGCCGTCGACATCAACCTGGTGGTGCGCAGCGTCGTCAAGTTCACCGAGCACGAGGCGCGCCAGAACGAAACGGTCGTGACCCTGCACCTGGCGCCCCAGCAGCCCCGGGTCTGGGCCGATTCCATCATGGTCGAGCAGGTGGTCTGCAACCTCGTGCGCAATGCCATGGAGGCGATGGCCGAGACGCGCACCCTGCGCCGCGAGATCATCATCCGCACCGTGCAGCATGGCGGCGATGTCGTCGAGGTCGAGGTCATCGACACCGGGCCCGGCATCGACGGCGCCGTCATCGACCAGGTCTTCGACCAGTTCTTCACCACCAAGCCGGAGGGCGTCGGCATGGGCCTGTCGATCAGCCGCTCGATCGTCGAGTCGCACGGGGGCAGCATCCGTGCCGAATCGCGGGCGGGCGGCGGCGCCACGTTCCGTTTCACCCTGAAGGCCATTCCGATCCGGCTGAACCGCGATGAGCGACGCTACAGTCTTCATAGTTGA
- a CDS encoding cbb3-type cytochrome c oxidase subunit I — protein sequence MSIATTIVKSTPVFGKMFAVDKSTGLEEINAWPALMIMSSFVWLVVAGLLGLVMPATQIFDLSSDHFYTTLTLHGAALTFPFSFQLMMGVGLHRSGGCVGKAITGWLPALAWLSMNLGGAILTVAVLMGLKVSVVVMFPLPLVGAQMGVWSMESVIVGFTGIYLVLSCMILWYPLLVLKMMFFGRKRAELVLSERSLNEPGMLGMLLAAATLLLTGLPLVVVGTTLLLALYKILPMSLAAWAADPVVFQYTFYLFAHNLMEAMALMVASAMYATLPLYLADGSRKLYSEKLANLALWILLVTSVTSGLHHFITFYPNQPAALSYWGNIMSWGTGMGAAISIFTVLATIWQHGLKPEPGIVAVLVGWALYILDGASAIVTSNIAWTYQLHGTMWQSGHFMTVILAMSMMWMGVLYHHYPVITGRKLDPALGNRYVKMMTVGSFGAAITMLAGGAAGMPRRFADWHPEGWMLYGNLILVFGLILGASFAVYFYNLMKSRDISAPMGELARA from the coding sequence ATGAGCATAGCCACCACCATCGTCAAGAGCACGCCGGTCTTCGGCAAGATGTTCGCGGTCGACAAGAGCACCGGCCTGGAGGAGATCAACGCCTGGCCGGCGCTGATGATCATGAGTTCCTTCGTCTGGCTCGTCGTGGCCGGCCTGCTGGGCCTGGTCATGCCGGCGACGCAGATCTTCGATCTCAGCTCCGACCACTTCTACACCACCCTGACGCTGCACGGCGCGGCGCTGACCTTCCCCTTCTCGTTCCAGCTCATGATGGGCGTCGGCCTGCACCGCTCCGGCGGCTGCGTCGGCAAGGCCATCACCGGCTGGCTGCCGGCGCTGGCCTGGCTGTCGATGAACCTCGGCGGCGCCATCCTCACCGTCGCCGTCCTCATGGGCCTCAAGGTCAGCGTGGTGGTGATGTTCCCGCTGCCCCTGGTCGGCGCGCAGATGGGCGTCTGGAGCATGGAGTCGGTGATCGTCGGCTTCACCGGCATCTACCTGGTGCTCTCCTGCATGATCCTCTGGTACCCGCTGCTGGTGCTGAAGATGATGTTCTTCGGCAGGAAGCGCGCGGAGCTCGTCCTCTCCGAGCGCTCGCTCAACGAGCCGGGCATGCTGGGCATGCTGCTCGCCGCCGCGACGCTGCTGCTGACGGGCCTGCCGCTGGTGGTGGTCGGCACGACGCTGCTGCTGGCGCTCTACAAGATCCTGCCCATGTCGCTCGCCGCCTGGGCGGCCGACCCGGTGGTGTTCCAATACACCTTCTATCTCTTCGCCCACAACCTGATGGAGGCGATGGCGCTGATGGTGGCGAGCGCGATGTATGCCACGCTGCCGCTCTACCTGGCCGACGGCTCGCGCAAGCTCTACAGCGAAAAGCTGGCCAACCTGGCCCTGTGGATCCTGCTGGTGACGTCGGTCACCTCGGGCCTGCACCATTTCATCACCTTCTACCCGAACCAGCCGGCGGCCCTGTCCTACTGGGGCAACATCATGAGCTGGGGCACCGGCATGGGCGCGGCGATCAGCATCTTCACCGTCCTCGCCACCATCTGGCAGCACGGGCTGAAGCCGGAGCCCGGCATCGTCGCCGTGCTGGTCGGCTGGGCGCTCTACATCCTCGACGGCGCCAGCGCCATCGTCACCTCCAACATCGCCTGGACCTACCAGCTGCATGGCACCATGTGGCAGAGCGGCCACTTCATGACGGTCATCCTGGCCATGTCCATGATGTGGATGGGCGTGCTGTACCACCACTATCCGGTGATCACGGGCCGCAAGCTCGACCCGGCGCTGGGCAACCGGTACGTCAAGATGATGACCGTCGGCAGCTTCGGCGCGGCGATCACCATGCTGGCGGGCGGGGCGGCCGGCATGCCGCGGCGCTTCGCCGACTGGCACCCGGAAGGCTGGATGCTCTACGGCAACCTGATCCTGGTCTTCGGCCTCATCCTCGGCGCCTCGTTTGCCGTATATTTCTACAACCTGATGAAGTCGCGCGACATCTCCGCGCCCATGGGCGAACTGGCCCGGGCGTAA
- a CDS encoding response regulator, whose product MSDATVFIVDDDQAVARSLRWLIETVRLRVETFASAQAFLDGYDASKPGCLVLDVRMPGMSGLELQERLAARRSYHVPIIFITGHGDVQMAVRAVQAGAFDFVEKPFNDQDLLDRIQRAIAHDAGRRGKEAQRAQLRSLFAGLTPREREVLDLVVEGLSNKAIANALGLSAKTVEVHRAKVMEKLHARSLSDLVKMAMQNQAA is encoded by the coding sequence ATGAGCGACGCTACAGTCTTCATAGTTGACGACGACCAGGCCGTCGCCCGCAGCCTGCGCTGGCTGATCGAGACGGTGCGGCTGCGGGTGGAGACCTTCGCATCGGCCCAGGCCTTTCTCGACGGCTACGACGCATCGAAGCCCGGTTGCCTGGTGCTCGACGTGCGCATGCCCGGCATGAGCGGGCTGGAACTGCAGGAGCGCCTGGCGGCGCGGCGCAGCTACCACGTGCCGATCATCTTCATCACCGGCCACGGCGACGTGCAGATGGCCGTGCGGGCGGTGCAGGCCGGCGCCTTCGACTTCGTCGAGAAGCCCTTCAACGACCAGGACCTGCTCGACCGCATCCAGCGTGCCATCGCCCACGACGCCGGCCGGCGCGGCAAGGAAGCGCAGCGGGCGCAGCTGCGGTCGCTGTTCGCCGGTCTGACCCCGCGCGAGCGCGAGGTGCTCGACCTGGTGGTGGAGGGGCTGTCCAACAAGGCCATCGCCAATGCCCTCGGCCTGAGCGCCAAGACGGTGGAGGTGCACCGCGCCAAGGTGATGGAAAAGCTGCACGCGCGCTCGCTCTCCGACCTGGTGAAGATGGCCATGCAGAACCAGGCCGCCTGA
- a CDS encoding heavy metal translocating P-type ATPase, whose translation MPCTLCGLPLPKPPVSDAGHDFCCIGCREVYRAFGEDALANRAAKVSPRSTATPAEGREAFLWIDGMHCASCEFLIGKLALKHPGVLDAASSYATATARIVYDPTQVKEAELPRLLSRHGYRARLRGEPAPEHEEGLDLLRLVSGVTAASLVMMLTFIFIYPIHGGWLTVEDYGAMRRLAFEAVPIFLLFLTTILVFFVGWPILRGAWIGLRARLPNMDLLLALAILAAYGYSVIQFFNRSIDLYFEVAGTLVMIVTIGRHLERGARARATESLKSIMRVWAPRACVLRGGQYLDCPLDEVQPHDRVFVRQGEAIPVDGSVVAGRGAVDESLMTGEPFPVSRGEGEKVLGGSRLLEGNLEIDTGPQVESRMASLARILWNTQSASTGLQARVDRLSRRFVPGVLALAALVGIGFLAAGAGAEKALLAALATLIVSCPCTFGLAIPLTTAAAIGAALRRGIVVTGPDLFEKSPRVDVVALDKTGTLSSGEMAVVEVIGSAELAARAAAVERHSPHPVARAIAQLDAGRSASEVALHPGRGAVATVGGKRIAVGSRTLFATLGWTVPESLSARAERSRHGEAVVSYVGWDGAAEGAILTRDRSRPAWDRVVESLRRHCRVVLLTGAEHPNGYRQHVDEVHAGVPPEAKAAVIRRLKAQGRVAMIGDGSNDAPALAEADLGIAFGAPTALAAEAADIVIPGKRLERVLEAFLLIGVTRRRIRQNLGWALAYNAIAIPLAATGMLSPLVAAAAMSASSILVVMNAARPILGKDPFEGEGEDEGGERPAPVPGAPSSAR comes from the coding sequence ATGCCCTGCACGCTCTGCGGCCTGCCCCTGCCGAAACCGCCGGTGTCCGACGCCGGCCACGACTTCTGCTGCATCGGCTGCCGCGAGGTGTACCGCGCCTTCGGCGAGGACGCCCTAGCCAACCGCGCGGCAAAAGTCAGTCCCCGCAGCACGGCGACTCCCGCGGAGGGCCGCGAGGCCTTCCTGTGGATCGACGGCATGCACTGCGCCTCCTGCGAATTCCTCATCGGCAAGCTCGCCCTGAAGCATCCCGGCGTGCTCGACGCCGCCTCCAGCTACGCCACCGCCACCGCGCGCATCGTCTACGACCCGACGCAGGTGAAGGAAGCCGAACTGCCGCGGCTCCTCAGCCGCCACGGCTACCGCGCCCGGCTGCGCGGCGAGCCGGCGCCGGAGCACGAAGAGGGGCTCGACCTGCTGCGCCTGGTGTCCGGCGTCACCGCCGCCTCGCTGGTGATGATGCTGACCTTCATCTTCATCTACCCGATCCATGGCGGCTGGCTGACGGTGGAGGACTACGGCGCGATGCGCCGGCTCGCCTTCGAGGCCGTGCCGATCTTCCTGCTCTTCCTGACGACGATCCTGGTGTTCTTCGTCGGCTGGCCGATCCTGCGCGGGGCCTGGATCGGCCTGCGCGCGCGCCTGCCCAACATGGACCTCCTGCTCGCCCTGGCCATCCTCGCGGCCTACGGCTACAGCGTCATCCAGTTCTTCAACCGCTCCATCGACCTCTATTTCGAGGTGGCCGGCACCCTGGTCATGATCGTCACCATCGGCCGCCACCTCGAGCGTGGCGCGCGCGCGCGCGCCACCGAATCGCTCAAGTCCATCATGCGCGTCTGGGCGCCGCGCGCCTGCGTGCTGCGCGGCGGCCAGTATCTCGACTGCCCGCTCGACGAGGTGCAGCCGCACGACCGCGTCTTCGTGCGCCAGGGCGAGGCCATCCCCGTCGACGGCAGCGTCGTCGCCGGCCGCGGCGCGGTGGACGAATCGCTCATGACCGGCGAGCCCTTCCCGGTGTCGCGCGGCGAGGGCGAGAAGGTGCTCGGCGGCAGCCGCCTGCTCGAGGGCAACCTGGAGATCGACACCGGCCCGCAGGTGGAAAGCCGCATGGCCAGCCTCGCCCGCATCCTCTGGAACACGCAGAGCGCGAGCACCGGCCTGCAGGCCCGCGTCGACCGCCTCTCGCGCCGCTTCGTGCCCGGCGTGCTGGCGCTGGCGGCGCTGGTCGGCATCGGTTTCCTCGCCGCCGGCGCGGGCGCCGAGAAGGCGCTGCTCGCCGCGCTCGCCACGCTCATCGTCTCCTGCCCGTGCACCTTCGGCCTGGCCATTCCGCTCACCACCGCGGCGGCGATCGGCGCGGCGCTGCGCCGCGGCATCGTCGTCACCGGCCCCGACCTCTTCGAGAAATCGCCGCGCGTCGACGTCGTCGCCCTCGACAAGACCGGCACGCTCTCCAGCGGCGAGATGGCGGTGGTCGAGGTGATCGGCTCGGCCGAGCTCGCCGCCCGCGCCGCCGCCGTCGAGCGGCACTCGCCGCACCCGGTGGCGCGCGCCATCGCCCAACTCGACGCCGGCCGCAGCGCGAGCGAGGTCGCGCTCCACCCGGGGCGCGGCGCCGTCGCCACGGTCGGCGGCAAGCGCATCGCCGTCGGCAGCCGCACGCTGTTCGCCACGCTCGGCTGGACGGTTCCCGAATCGCTGTCCGCCCGCGCCGAGCGGAGCCGCCACGGCGAGGCCGTCGTCTCCTACGTCGGCTGGGACGGCGCCGCCGAGGGCGCCATCCTCACGCGCGACCGCTCGCGCCCGGCCTGGGACCGCGTCGTCGAGTCGCTGCGCCGCCACTGCCGCGTCGTGCTGCTCACCGGCGCCGAGCATCCCAACGGCTACCGCCAGCATGTCGACGAGGTGCACGCCGGCGTGCCGCCCGAGGCCAAGGCCGCCGTCATCCGTCGCCTCAAGGCGCAGGGCCGCGTCGCCATGATCGGCGACGGCAGCAACGACGCGCCGGCGCTGGCCGAGGCCGACCTCGGCATCGCCTTCGGCGCGCCCACCGCGCTGGCGGCCGAGGCCGCCGACATCGTCATCCCGGGCAAGCGCCTCGAGCGCGTGCTCGAAGCCTTCCTCCTCATCGGCGTCACCCGCCGGCGCATCCGCCAGAACCTCGGCTGGGCGCTCGCCTACAACGCCATCGCCATCCCGCTGGCGGCCACCGGCATGCTCAGCCCGCTCGTCGCCGCCGCGGCGATGTCGGCGAGCAGCATCCTGGTGGTGATGAACGCCGCGCGCCCGATCCTCGGCAAGGACCCGTTCGAGGGCGAGGGCGAAGACGAGGGCGGCGAACGCCCGGCGCCCGTCCCCGGCGCGCCTTCCTCGGCGCGCTAA
- the cyoE gene encoding heme o synthase: MAETILAARPGPAERLRRYLRLTKPRVNTLIVFCAVIGMFLAAPGMVPLQALFAGTLGIALVAGAAAAMNCLIEQEIDAAMARTQGRPLPRGEVNSLETLLLSGLIGGVGLSLLNVFVNPFTMWLTLATFVGYAIVYTVVLKPRTPQNIVIGGASGAMPPVLGWAAVTGQAPGEAWLLFLIVFVWTPPHFWSLALYRAHEYADAKLPMLPVVYGRTYTLRCIFAYTLGLAAVTLMPFAIGMSGWPYLVAALALNGVFIAHAWRLLRRYSDRAAQASFRWSITYLFLLFAALLADHYLQ; encoded by the coding sequence ATGGCCGAAACGATCCTCGCCGCCCGCCCCGGCCCGGCCGAGCGCCTGCGCCGCTACCTGCGCCTGACCAAGCCGCGGGTGAACACCCTGATCGTGTTCTGCGCCGTCATCGGCATGTTCCTCGCCGCGCCGGGCATGGTGCCGCTGCAGGCGCTGTTCGCCGGCACGCTCGGCATCGCCCTGGTGGCCGGCGCCGCCGCCGCCATGAACTGCCTCATCGAGCAGGAAATCGACGCCGCGATGGCGCGCACGCAGGGGCGGCCGCTGCCGCGCGGCGAGGTGAATTCGCTGGAGACGCTGCTCCTCTCCGGCCTCATCGGCGGCGTCGGCCTGTCGCTGCTGAACGTGTTCGTGAACCCCTTCACCATGTGGCTGACGCTGGCCACCTTCGTCGGCTACGCCATCGTCTACACGGTGGTCCTGAAGCCGCGCACGCCGCAGAACATCGTCATCGGCGGCGCCTCGGGCGCCATGCCGCCGGTGCTCGGCTGGGCCGCCGTCACCGGACAGGCGCCGGGCGAGGCCTGGCTGCTGTTCCTCATCGTCTTCGTATGGACGCCGCCGCACTTCTGGTCGCTGGCGCTCTACCGCGCCCACGAGTACGCCGACGCCAAACTGCCGATGCTGCCGGTGGTGTACGGCCGCACCTATACGCTGCGCTGCATCTTCGCCTATACCCTGGGACTGGCCGCGGTGACGCTGATGCCCTTCGCCATCGGCATGAGCGGCTGGCCTTACCTCGTCGCGGCGCTGGCGCTGAACGGCGTCTTCATCGCCCACGCCTGGCGCCTGCTGCGCCGCTACAGCGACCGCGCCGCGCAGGCCAGCTTCCGCTGGTCGATCACCTACCTGTTCCTGCTCTTCGCCGCACTGCTGGCGGACCACTACCTGCAATAA
- a CDS encoding DUF87 domain-containing protein — MNTVLRTVISDNPLTRLIGDVDQAFVGYVYSLKYDECFVQTNDAFKHAVNGLPHNSFLLAAGFDPARFDAASPIDQEVVLLRVLGPASLPQDADMVRTRIEHHQRRRDTERLPGDVNDGLDPMTASELQWGGMRCRVLGTFFMENGELRLGSDIENFMSLSRMRAFKPRGASLEMIVNHVNPEVRAKARDEALKAGFKDTPKPIDVGTVRFTSTARLHRGAGEPQVKVQIQPADFLARRTAVLGMTRTGKSNTVKTTVSAVAIAALKSGIKVGQLIFDVNGEYANANHQDDGSSIADVFGDSVKRYRAIDTPGFKDLRINFYEQPDVALGLLEQLSRDTRGSAQDITTFLTSSLDEPDQNGDRGEHNRWQVRRAAFCCVLNAARYRAPQDFTVDFPVSKAVLDAVKPKLPDDFPAPVVRGNNQQYLRLNLIQATVWFTAARATNLATPLPGSSKGSKWVDASLEATLNVLCNASSGGGYIRGYRQLQEYTDYHSWRRQGDVVKEILGFLYQGHIIILDLSAGPVSIRKTLSDRVARAVFDRQFDVLNRGDSPMNVVLYVEEAHNLIGKQAELTDTWPRIAKEGAKAKIAFVYATQEPSSVHANILANTENWFVTHLNNDDELRTLGKFYDFADFVGSLKAAQDVGFARIKTLSAPFVIPTQINRFTPEEIKRELAALAPGDSDSDKSRSGVEDLF; from the coding sequence GTGAACACGGTATTGCGCACCGTCATTTCAGACAACCCGCTCACTCGGCTGATTGGCGATGTGGATCAGGCCTTCGTTGGCTATGTCTACAGCCTCAAGTACGACGAGTGTTTCGTTCAGACGAACGACGCCTTCAAACACGCGGTGAACGGCCTGCCTCATAACTCCTTTCTGCTCGCGGCGGGCTTTGATCCGGCGCGCTTTGATGCCGCGTCGCCGATAGACCAGGAAGTCGTGCTGTTGCGTGTGCTCGGCCCTGCGTCGCTGCCCCAAGACGCCGATATGGTCCGCACGCGCATCGAGCATCATCAACGCCGGCGCGATACGGAGCGGCTGCCGGGTGACGTGAACGATGGCCTCGACCCCATGACGGCGAGTGAGCTGCAGTGGGGAGGCATGCGCTGCCGCGTGCTCGGCACGTTCTTCATGGAAAACGGCGAGCTGCGGCTCGGTAGCGACATCGAAAACTTCATGAGCTTGTCGCGCATGCGCGCGTTCAAGCCGCGCGGTGCGTCGCTCGAGATGATCGTTAACCACGTGAATCCAGAAGTGCGCGCGAAGGCGCGCGATGAGGCGCTCAAAGCCGGGTTCAAAGACACCCCCAAGCCCATCGACGTGGGGACAGTGCGCTTCACGTCCACCGCTCGCCTGCATCGCGGAGCAGGCGAGCCTCAGGTGAAGGTGCAGATCCAGCCGGCTGACTTTCTGGCGCGTCGGACCGCCGTGCTTGGGATGACGCGCACCGGTAAGTCGAATACCGTGAAAACAACGGTCTCTGCCGTCGCGATTGCCGCCCTCAAGTCTGGCATCAAGGTCGGTCAGCTGATCTTCGATGTGAATGGCGAATATGCCAACGCCAACCACCAAGACGACGGCAGCTCGATCGCGGATGTCTTTGGCGATAGCGTAAAGCGTTATCGTGCCATCGACACGCCGGGGTTCAAGGACCTGCGCATCAACTTCTACGAGCAGCCCGATGTCGCGCTCGGTCTCTTGGAGCAACTTTCTCGGGATACTCGAGGCTCAGCGCAGGACATAACGACGTTTCTGACGAGCTCACTGGATGAACCTGACCAGAACGGGGACCGGGGGGAGCACAACCGCTGGCAGGTTCGGCGCGCTGCCTTCTGCTGCGTGCTGAACGCGGCGCGCTATCGCGCGCCCCAGGACTTCACGGTTGACTTCCCTGTAAGCAAGGCCGTTCTTGATGCGGTCAAGCCCAAGCTTCCGGATGATTTTCCAGCACCGGTGGTTCGCGGAAATAACCAGCAGTACCTCAGGCTCAATCTCATACAGGCAACGGTGTGGTTCACGGCTGCTCGCGCTACCAACCTTGCGACTCCGCTACCTGGCAGCAGCAAGGGCAGCAAGTGGGTGGATGCCTCCCTAGAGGCGACGCTCAATGTGCTTTGCAACGCGAGCTCGGGTGGCGGGTACATACGCGGCTATCGTCAGTTGCAGGAGTACACCGACTACCATTCGTGGCGCCGCCAGGGAGACGTCGTCAAGGAGATTCTCGGCTTCCTCTATCAAGGCCACATCATCATCCTTGATCTATCTGCAGGGCCGGTCTCTATCCGCAAGACCCTATCTGACCGCGTGGCACGGGCCGTCTTCGATAGACAGTTCGACGTTCTCAATCGTGGTGACAGCCCGATGAATGTCGTGCTCTACGTCGAGGAGGCTCACAACCTCATCGGCAAGCAAGCAGAGCTGACGGATACCTGGCCGCGGATCGCCAAGGAGGGCGCCAAGGCGAAGATCGCCTTCGTCTACGCGACTCAGGAGCCCTCGTCGGTACACGCGAACATCCTGGCCAACACGGAGAACTGGTTCGTCACACACCTGAACAATGACGACGAACTGCGCACGCTCGGCAAGTTCTACGACTTCGCCGATTTCGTAGGGTCGCTCAAGGCTGCCCAGGATGTCGGTTTCGCTCGCATCAAGACACTGTCGGCACCGTTTGTGATCCCAACCCAAATCAACCGCTTCACACCCGAAGAGATCAAACGCGAGCTTGCGGCGTTGGCGCCCGGCGACTCCGACTCCGACAAGTCGCGATCTGGCGTCGAGGATCTGTTCTGA
- a CDS encoding DUF3617 domain-containing protein — protein MKKILLALSLPLLAAPALAGDMKAGLWEVKTLKQVVDGQDMRAQMQQMQQQMASLPPEQRRQMEAMMNKQGVSMGPGGATRMCISEEMAKRDAPVVDPDGRCQPTKMSRSGNTLRYEIDCNVDGRRSQGKGESTFSGNSVHSRMDMVTMDASGRHTMQTESQMTYLGSDCKGLAPVGAGRRK, from the coding sequence ATGAAAAAAATTCTTCTCGCCCTGAGCCTTCCCCTGCTCGCCGCCCCCGCCCTCGCCGGCGACATGAAAGCCGGCCTGTGGGAGGTCAAGACCCTCAAGCAGGTCGTCGACGGCCAGGACATGCGCGCGCAGATGCAGCAGATGCAGCAGCAGATGGCCAGCCTGCCGCCCGAGCAGCGCCGGCAGATGGAGGCCATGATGAACAAGCAGGGCGTGAGCATGGGCCCCGGCGGCGCCACGCGCATGTGCATCAGCGAGGAAATGGCGAAGCGCGATGCGCCGGTGGTCGATCCCGACGGGCGCTGCCAGCCGACGAAGATGAGCCGCAGCGGCAACACCCTGCGCTACGAGATCGACTGCAACGTCGACGGGCGCCGCTCGCAGGGCAAGGGCGAGAGCACCTTCTCCGGCAACAGCGTGCATTCGCGCATGGACATGGTGACGATGGACGCCTCCGGCCGCCACACCATGCAGACCGAGTCGCAGATGACCTATCTCGGGTCGGACTGCAAGGGCCTGGCGCCGGTCGGCGCCGGTCGGCGCAAATAA
- a CDS encoding DUF938 domain-containing protein, with translation MEKPDAPSCARNREPILAVLREHFADRHNVLEIGSGTGQHAVCFAAALPHLVWQATDRPENLAGIRAWLGEASLPNTPPPFALDVSGDWPDRRFDAVFSANTLHILGWEEVERLFARLPDAMAGDATLVVYGAFNYGGRFTSESNAAFDAWLKEQDPRRGLRDFEAVNDLAGRAGLALAEDRAMPSNNRCLVWRRERRG, from the coding sequence ATGGAAAAACCCGACGCTCCCTCCTGCGCCCGCAACCGCGAGCCGATCCTCGCCGTGCTGCGCGAGCATTTCGCGGATCGGCACAACGTGCTCGAGATCGGCAGCGGCACCGGCCAGCATGCGGTCTGCTTCGCCGCGGCCCTGCCCCACCTGGTCTGGCAGGCCACCGACCGGCCGGAGAACCTGGCCGGCATCCGGGCCTGGCTCGGCGAAGCGTCCCTGCCCAACACCCCGCCGCCCTTCGCGCTCGACGTGAGCGGCGACTGGCCGGATCGGCGCTTCGACGCGGTGTTCTCCGCCAACACGCTGCACATCTTGGGCTGGGAAGAGGTGGAGAGGCTGTTCGCCCGATTGCCCGATGCCATGGCCGGCGACGCCACCCTCGTCGTCTACGGCGCCTTCAATTACGGCGGCCGCTTCACCAGCGAGAGCAATGCGGCCTTCGATGCCTGGCTGAAGGAGCAGGACCCGCGGCGGGGACTGCGCGATTTCGAGGCGGTGAACGACCTGGCCGGCCGCGCCGGACTGGCGCTGGCCGAGGACCGCGCCATGCCGTCGAACAACCGCTGCCTGGTCTGGCGCCGGGAGCGGCGGGGATAG
- a CDS encoding DNA adenine methylase — protein MPCEGQRAQFAGFFASPLRYPGGKGRLGPWLASVIEQNALRGGWYVEPYAGGAGAALYLLLQNYVEHIVINDADPLIHAFWQSVVHHSDEFVQRIREMPVTMETRAACQAMVANPAKHSQTELGFAAFFLNRTSRSGILTGGVIGGKEQAGAYKLDARYQRDDLIARVRAIGAMRERITVVGMDALDMLVDSGPGLPDKTLIYMDPPYYVKGSQLYLHHYQHGDHEAIAHYASLTERPLLITYDNCPEIRELYSGMEATEFSLQYSTHLARPLATEVLFYANLMLPTPPRLTRGAQLTARREASRTAKAEVPST, from the coding sequence ATGCCTTGTGAAGGCCAGCGAGCGCAATTCGCCGGCTTTTTCGCCAGCCCACTGCGGTATCCCGGTGGGAAGGGACGGCTGGGCCCGTGGTTGGCTAGCGTTATCGAACAGAATGCCTTGCGGGGTGGTTGGTACGTCGAGCCGTACGCCGGCGGCGCCGGTGCGGCACTCTACCTGCTGCTCCAGAACTACGTGGAGCACATTGTCATCAACGATGCCGATCCACTCATACACGCGTTCTGGCAATCTGTGGTGCACCACTCCGATGAGTTCGTGCAAAGGATTCGGGAGATGCCGGTAACCATGGAGACGCGGGCAGCCTGCCAAGCCATGGTGGCTAACCCCGCCAAGCATTCGCAGACCGAGTTAGGGTTCGCGGCATTCTTTCTTAACCGTACGAGCCGTTCAGGAATCCTTACTGGCGGAGTCATCGGCGGCAAAGAGCAGGCTGGAGCTTACAAGCTCGACGCACGCTACCAGCGAGACGATCTGATTGCTAGGGTGCGCGCGATTGGAGCGATGCGTGAGCGCATCACGGTCGTCGGCATGGACGCGCTTGACATGCTCGTAGACAGCGGCCCCGGCTTACCGGACAAGACCCTGATTTACATGGACCCACCCTACTACGTGAAGGGTAGTCAGCTATACCTGCATCACTATCAGCATGGGGATCATGAGGCGATCGCTCACTATGCGTCGCTGACCGAACGCCCACTACTTATCACCTATGACAACTGCCCAGAAATCCGGGAACTCTATAGCGGGATGGAGGCAACAGAGTTCTCGCTTCAGTACTCGACCCACCTAGCGCGCCCGTTGGCTACTGAAGTGCTGTTCTACGCGAACCTTATGCTGCCGACGCCTCCGCGGCTGACACGTGGCGCCCAACTGACCGCACGGCGCGAAGCGAGCCGCACAGCGAAGGCCGAGGTGCCGAGCACATAG